The genome window GCGGCGAGGTTGAAGCCATACCAGAAAAGCGCGGGAACGTCATCGCGCGAAAGGGCGTCGAAGCAGTTGTTCACCTCAGTGGCCACTTTTATCGACTTTTCACAGGCCTTTTCCGACAGGCGTAAGGCTTTCTCACCATAGGCTATGCCGCGGCCCAGAAGACGATTCACCCGGACGCGCACAAGGTCTTCCTGCTGAAGATCGGGTTCATCCAGCAAGGGGTCGATGAAACCGAAGGTGTAACTTCCATACATTTGAGAGAGGAGGGTGAGCAGCGTGATGTTTTCCGGATCACTTTCCAGCATCGCTTCCAGCAACTTGATGTTCGCTGGCATGGATTGCTTGACCAGTTCCAGATCATCGTCGCGCTCGAAGGCTGGAACGCCTGCCTGGACAACGTCCGTGACCTCACGAATCGCCATGGTTCGGACCGAACATTGGCAAAGGAGGACTGCAAAAAGCGCGACTATCGAGAAATTCGCCATACGCATGTTCATACCCGTGCACCTCAACCAGAAGTGAGACCGTGTCTCTGACCAAAGGAATTGTCAATTATATTAACGGAAAAGGTGCGGCCTCGCAGCCGGAAATGGGGCAGGGCCAAAAAAAAGAGAGCCCTTAAGTGGGCTCCCCTGTGAGATACGAGAAATTCGATGGGATCAAGAGAGGACTTTGAACGGATAATGTCCGCCTGATTAAACAGGGGTCGATTGTTTGAAGGACGCCTTGTAGCGCTCCAAAGAACCGGTCACAACCCGATCGAAGGCATCATAGAGTTCCTGCTGCAGACGCTGCACGTCGCGCGGGCCCGTAGGTTCGCGGTTCAGGTTCTTGAGCAAAGCCGATGGCGTTTGCTGGAACGTCTTGCGGAAGAAGCGCGAGAAGTGCTGTGGACTGTTGAAACCGCAGAGGGTCAACACATCCATCAAGGGAAGACCAAGGTCCATTTCAATGACGTCCTTGGCCAGGTGAGCCCGGAACGACCACAGCCAACGCATGGGCGCTTGCTTGTAGTGCTTATGAAAGAGACGGGTCAGTGCGAATTTGGAAATTTTGACCGCATCGGACATGTTTTCCAAAGTCATGTCCTCACCAATGTTGGCTATGATATAGCGATCCAGGATTTCCATGAGTCGCGGGGCGTTCTCTTCACGCAACTCAGCTTGGGATGCGGGTGTGGTCAAGGTTTCGGCGTACAGCATAGGTCGGCTCCACTGAGTAAGTTTGCCCGGGATCGGGCAGGTGAGTCACTTTATACATACGTCAGATTTCCCAGTCAAGTACTTTTGGTAAAAAATAAAAAACCAATGATTTCAGCCATCTTATCCCTTACCGCAAGCCCAGACTTGCCGGTCTTGAAAAGTGCATGCTAGATAGGCAGGCACTGGAGTCAGACCGAGGTGAATGTCATGAAGCAATTGGTAATCAAGGCCTGCGCAATCATCGCGTTAGCCAACGCAAACACCGGACGGGCTGCTGCTGTTGATGATGGTTCTTCTGTGATGCTGGAGTTGGGTTCGCAGCGTATAACGTCGCAATCTGTGATTCGTGTTAAGGTTTTCCCCCATGACAGGGCTTATCCCCCCCATGGGCTGGATAGCGTCCGGGATCAGATTACGATCCGCGCCGAGCGTCCATGTTCTATATATAACGCCAGCCCCGACCGGGCTGTCGCTCAGGGCGCTGCAACCGCCAAAGAGCCTGTTATTGCTCTGAATGCGGCTGAAATGCAGCACCCCGTCATGGTCCATTGCCCAGGCGGATTCAAGCTGGAGCGCAAGGGCGCCGGCGGAGCCCCGAATTATACCTATGAAGGCCGCCTTTACGTGCGCCCTGTCACAGGCAACTCGGGCGCCCGGGAACTCGAAGCCATCAATTTAATCAATTTTCGCGATTACTTACGGGGCGTTGTCCCGTCGGAAGTCTATCGCGAGTGGGCCATGGAAGCCCTGAAGACCCAGGCTGTGGCGGCCCGCACCTATGCGGTCTATCACCTTGTCTATGCTCGTCGCTTTGAATCGGGGCGTCTTTGGGATGTGGATGACACCATCCAGTTCCAGGCCTATACCGGCACCTCCCTGATTTCTGAGCGCACCGACATCGCCGTGCGTGAGACCGACGGTCAGATCCTGACCTATCATGGCAAAGTTATTCAGGCTTACTATCATGCGGATAGCGGCGGGCAGACCGAGGAAGCCCTGGCCGTCTGGAGTCAGTCCGTGCCCTTCACTGTGGCCCGTCCTGAAGCCAGCGATATGAACCTGAATAAGACCATGTGGGAAAAGAGCTTTTCACTGGCCGCCCTGACCCAGGATTTACATGCATCGGGCAGTCTGGAAGGGGATCGCAGCGTCCGCAATATCGTGGTTCCCATGGTGGGCCGCACGCCGACCGGCCGTGTTCGTTCACTGGCGATCATCGACCAGAAAGGCCGTTACAAACTCATTTCCGTGAACGCTTTCAAACGCACCGTCGCTGGTCTTCCTTCGAATCTTTTCACGATCGAACGCGCCCGCCAGCCAGGACAGTTCGTGGTGAAAGGCCTTGGCAATGGCCACGGCGTCGGCATGAGCCAGATGGGGGCTGCGGCTCTTGCGGCTCAGCGCGCCTGGACCTATAAGCAGATTCTTGATTACTACTATGTGCGCACCACTCTTTGCTCACTCGATGGCGAGAAAAAAGCTCTTCCCGATTGCGGTAAGGAATCGGAAAAATACGCGGCCGATCGCGCGCTGCGTGGACCCGCTACGTGATTGCGCGAAAACAAGCACGGATTCCGTAAAACGGGGTTCCGTGCTTTTGCTTTTCGCCAATGAACTTCATGGGATGAAATTCAATATCCCTGGCCATTTCCTTGCAATGCCTCCCTCAAGCCTTCACGGCTCCACCTTGGTTAGGGGGAAAGCGCATGGCCTGGTATGAATGGAACAAGAGCCTCGATATTCACGTCACGGAAATGAACGACGAGCATAAGGTTCTGATCGACCTTATGAACCGACTCCATGACGAAGCCGCAGCCAGCAAACCCAAAGATATTCTACAGCTGACTTTTCAAGAACTGGTGACCTACACCCGCCGCCACTTCCAGGACGAAGAAAATTACATGTATTCCATCAACTATCCGGGGCTGCCCACGCATAGGCTGATACATGCGAAGCTTCTGACCCAGCTTGATGGGCATTATGAAGCCTTCGTGAACGGTGATGGCACTGTGAGCGTCGCGCTGTTCGATTTTCTGAAGATGTGGCTTAATGCTCATATTCGCGGCATTGATATTCAATACGGAGAGCACGGGCAGAGCGTGCGGAGGACGGCTTAAGCCTGCTGCTGCATGGGGCGGAGCGGCAACTGCAGATCGAACTTGGTGTGCGAGGACGCAGGATCAAGACGCAGATCCCCGCCGTGGCGTTTGGCGATCGAAAGGGAAATGCTGAGGCCCAGGCCGGTTCCCTTGCCCAATTCCTTGGTGGTGAAGAAAGGTTCCATGATCCGATCGGCGAGCGCAGGAGGAATGCCGCTGCCCGAGTCGATCACCGAGAGCGTGAAGCGTTCGGCTTCGCGACGACCTATCAACTGTATCCAGGGGTTTTCCTGCTTATCCACAGCGTCGCAGGCATTGCTCAAAAGATTAAAAAGAACCTGGGAAAGCTCGACTTCGTTGGCGTAAAGCATCACGTCCTCAGGCACATCGACCACGAGTTTGATGCCGGCCCTGCGAATTTTTTCCTCACAAAGTCCCATCACCTCATCAATCAGCTGCCGCACGCGAAATTGCGAGCGTGGTGTGTTGGTGCCATCCCGCGAAAGTTTGCGCAGACTGTTGACGACTTGGGCGATGCGATCGCCGGTGGAAAGAATCTGCTGGGTGCAACGCTGCACCTGGTCCAGATTCTGGCGACCGAGTTCCCGCGACAGCCTTTGCGCCGAGGCCATGATGATGGCCAGCGGATTATTGATTTCATGGGCAATGCCGCCCGCCATTTCCCCAAGACTGGCCAGACGCGCGGATTGAATCGCACTGATGCGCTGCGTTTCCAGTTCGCGTTCTGTGGCCTGCAGGCGCTGGGCGTTCTGTTCGTGATGACGGTCGAGTTCGCTGATCACGATATTCAAACTCGTGACGAGGGAATCCAGCTCATCAGTTTTGGTCGAGCGCCGCTTCAGCTGCAGCGTGTGACCGGAACGGAATCCATTTTTGCGGTAGTATTCCAGATAATGAGCCACATGAACGAGATGCCGGGTCACGTAATTCTGAAAAATGGCGAGAATGATGAGCGATATCAGAAGGGTCTTGATCCCCTGCATGATGAAGATCACCTGAAGTTTTTCCATGAGGCGTTCGATGATGTTGATCTTGGACGCCTTGACGGTCAGGAAGCCCACGATCCGCGGCGGCTCAGGATTCTGCTGCAGATTCAGATTATAGCGCCGGGTGACCTTGGGCTCGGCGATCAAAGTTTCCCACCATGATCCGGGCCCTGGATGCGACGGCCTTTGCATGATGTAGAGCGGCGATCCATCAATATCGCTGACTGTGACTTCGATAAAGTCGCCGGTCGCAACAATCCCGTCCAGAAATTTCCGGATTTGACCGTCATCGAAGCTCCATACCGCGGCGCTCAGTGGGTTCAGCGTCAGACGTTCCAGCTGATTGAAGGCATTTTCGAGAAGTCCCAGTTCGGAGCGGTAGTCGAGGTAAAGGTTGATGCAGGTCAGGACAGTGGTGATAAGCGTCGAAGTCGCTAATATCAGGGATAGTATTCTTCGCGAAAGGGCGTGTGACCCCATAGTACCGATTCCTATCTTGAACCACTCTTTTGTCCGGATGCTCCATTCTTACAGGAACCAATCCGTTCCTACGAACAGTTTTTTTTCGCGTCCTGCGCGCCTTGCAGGCCGTGAGATGCCGCGGCTCATCTTCCGCGCCAATTAAACTGTGCGATAGAATGAAAGGACCAACTCGCACGATCGGATGCCCGGGATGATCCCTGCCCGTTTACGGTCCTTTTTAGAAATGATTTCAGTAGTCTGCCTGAACCTTGCGGTGCTGACTCCGGAGGCTCGTGCGGAACGGATGCTGGACCTGCAATTCTGGGCTCCTGAGACCTCGGCCCTGGCCTTGGGAGGACTCTGGGAGTTTCATGCAGAGACCCTTCTGGAACCGGCGGAAAGGCGGCTGGGATCCGATCTTCTGCTCGAGATCAGTCAGCCCTGGCGGGACTACCGGCCCCTTACGGGCGGCGTCCAGGAGCCTCTGGCCCGTGGCAGCTATGTCCTGCTGGTGAAAGGGTTGACGCCGCGGCCTGACGGCTATGCCGTAAAGCTTGCAAGTCTTCACAGCATGTCGCGGGTCATCGTCGCGCCGAAGTATGCGCCCGGGCGGGCTCAAAGGGTTCAAACGGCGAGTATTTTTACAGTTTTCCCCTTGCTGCGCTATTTTATGGATCAAAAGCTCCAGCTGGTTTTCAAACCGGAGACACGGGATGAAATCTGGATGATCATCGTTCAGCGTTGGCAAGCCGCGCCTAATGCTTGGGGCAGCATCCCGCGTCTGCAGTTTGCCGAAAAAAATCCTTAGCGCAGCAAAAGACAGCCGCGCCGTTCATCCTGAAATTTCGCGAGAGAGGGGAAAAGAGGAAGATTGGATCCGAGCCATTGATAGCTGCTCGTGACCTTCTTCTGCGCGGCATCGACTTTGAAGGCTGCATTCAAGGCAATATCGCGCGTCCATGCATTGCAGTTTTCTTCCGACCTTTCCAAAACGAAGAGGCAGGTGCAAACTTCCTTGGCGCGATAGCCGGTGCCGAGACTGAGAATATCGAGTATGCGCAGATCGGTGTAAGGGTCGGGCCAGAGCACAAGGGCCACGATCGCAAGCTGCGCGATGATGAGGGCGATCCAGCGTTTCATAAAAACCCCTTGGCTTCACGCCAGCTGGCGAGCTGGGCGAAAAAATTATCCTCGGCCCAGAATTCCTCGGTCCGGTCGTTGGCAAAACGGACGACCACCATATTCCAGGCTGGGATAACGTAGAGCCTTTGACCCCAATGACCCATCGCAATCAGAATGTTCACAGGTGCCCGCGAATATGGGGGAGCCTTGCCGCTCAAATCACTGGGAAGATTGATCCAGAAATGACGGCCGGTCTGGTCAGGCCAGGGCACCTTGCCTTTGATGCGATTCAGCACCGCTTCAGTCGGAGCCATCGAGAATTCGACCCAGGAGAGATTCGTGAAACCTGGAATGGTTCCCTTCATCGGCAGAAGAGCCTCGCCGGCAACACAGCCGTCATGCAGATAGAGGGCGCCGAAACGTAGAAAATCCCGGGCCTTCATGTAGCCATAGGATGGACCGAAGTAGGTGCCCTCGGCATCGGCTTCCAGGACGGCCGAGGTGATGCCCAGCGGATCGAAGAGTCGTTTCCAGGGCATGTCCTTATAATCGGGACCGTAGATGTTTTTCAGGACCAGGCTGAGAAATGCGGTGTCACCGCTCGAATAGGCCCAGTGACTGCCGGGACGAAAGCTGGGGCGATAGGGCAGCAGGGCCTTTTCAATGCTGCGGGGGCCAAGGCCATAAAGAAGATTGGTGATCGAGGACTGCTGGGGCAGAAGGTTTTCTTCGTAGGTTTCCTTCCAATTCAGTCCCGAGGAATAGCTGAGGAGATGGTCTATCTTCACGGTGTTGAGATGGGGAAAACGCGGCAGATAATCGGCTACGGATTTATTGGGATCGAGTTTGCCATCCGCCACCGCGATGCCGGCCAGGGCGTTGAAGATACTTTTCGTGCCGGACCAGAGCAGATGTTTCTTATCGGCGCCATAGCCGTTGAAATAGGCTTCCAGCTCGATCCTGTCTTGATAGGCGATGACCACGGCATCCGTTTGCCATTCCTTTTGAAAGGTCCCATCGGGCCTTGTGGGCTTTTGCATGAAGTCGATCAACTTTTGATCATGGGCATCGGGAGTGGGGGCTTGGGCGTCGGTCCATGCCTTGGGATCAAAACCTGGTTTCGTGCAGGGAACAGCCCGAAGAGGGCCGCTCATAAGGATAAACGCGAGGGGTATACCCAAGGAAAGCTTTCGCATGGCATCGCCGGCTAAGAAGTTTTTGATTTTCGTTATCCTCGGCATTATATCATGGAAAAAGAAAGGGCTGTAAGGCGTCCCTTGCAGCCCTGGAAAACTTTCAGCTTGCGATAAGTTTACCCGGAAGCCCGCCGTAGTCCTCGTCGCGCCCAGCGATCGGCAACTATTTTCCATTCACTTCCAGCTCCATTCGCCGAAGTCCCTCTGGTATCACCTTAAGGGTATAACGCTAGACGTGGCAACGTGAAAGATCAACAATCACGGTGCTTTAGGGATAGAGGGTATGAAAACCGCATACGTTCTTTTATCAATATGCATCTGGCATTTGGCTGCCTGCCAAAAACTTAATCTTCGTTACGACGAAATTTCTCTAGAGTGTGGTCCGGACGCCATTCCTCGTGCAGGATTTCAATGGAAGAAGATTTTGATAGAGCGAAGCGCTCCCGACTCTTCAAATATCAAAGCAGTCGCCATTGATGATGACATGAAGCTCACTCCATTGAATACTTCAAGTCGATCCTGTGTTTCGATACCTCATCATTCCGATGCAGGTTGGGTTTCAATTCAATATATATCAAAGGATCGACGAGCGCGCGTCTTGCCGCTGAAAGAGCTGCAGATCCGAAATTCAATTGAACTGCTGCCCTATGAGGAGCAGAAGCCCAGCATTCTATGTCCTGTTACAGGGGGAGCGAGTACTTTTCAAGTACAGCATTCGGCCAAAGTCGGCATAAAAAATCTGCTATCGACAGCTAACATATTCTATCGCGCTGAGGCCACCACCAAAAAGGCGAAAGAACCTCGTCTTGTCAAAATGGAGGGGATGCTGAAAGATCCCAGCGGGTTTGAATTCAATCTGAAAGATGGAGGGGAAGGCGAAACGACACTTACAATTTCCCTCTATGACCTCTTGCTTGCCAATCAAAAATGGCCTTCGTTGGTGGAGACATGCGCAGGGGAGGTTGACAGACAGGCTCCGAGAATAGCCTTGCTTTCAGGGAGCGACACTGCGCGCAGTCC of Oligoflexus sp. contains these proteins:
- a CDS encoding TRAP transporter TatT component family protein, coding for MNMRMANFSIVALFAVLLCQCSVRTMAIREVTDVVQAGVPAFERDDDLELVKQSMPANIKLLEAMLESDPENITLLTLLSQMYGSYTFGFIDPLLDEPDLQQEDLVRVRVNRLLGRGIAYGEKALRLSEKACEKSIKVATEVNNCFDALSRDDVPALFWYGFNLAAYINRNLDSVAALGQGVFVEKAMQRIIALQEDYMF
- a CDS encoding AraC family transcriptional regulator, with the translated sequence MLYAETLTTPASQAELREENAPRLMEILDRYIIANIGEDMTLENMSDAVKISKFALTRLFHKHYKQAPMRWLWSFRAHLAKDVIEMDLGLPLMDVLTLCGFNSPQHFSRFFRKTFQQTPSALLKNLNREPTGPRDVQRLQQELYDAFDRVVTGSLERYKASFKQSTPV
- a CDS encoding SpoIID/LytB domain-containing protein, with amino-acid sequence MKQLVIKACAIIALANANTGRAAAVDDGSSVMLELGSQRITSQSVIRVKVFPHDRAYPPHGLDSVRDQITIRAERPCSIYNASPDRAVAQGAATAKEPVIALNAAEMQHPVMVHCPGGFKLERKGAGGAPNYTYEGRLYVRPVTGNSGARELEAINLINFRDYLRGVVPSEVYREWAMEALKTQAVAARTYAVYHLVYARRFESGRLWDVDDTIQFQAYTGTSLISERTDIAVRETDGQILTYHGKVIQAYYHADSGGQTEEALAVWSQSVPFTVARPEASDMNLNKTMWEKSFSLAALTQDLHASGSLEGDRSVRNIVVPMVGRTPTGRVRSLAIIDQKGRYKLISVNAFKRTVAGLPSNLFTIERARQPGQFVVKGLGNGHGVGMSQMGAAALAAQRAWTYKQILDYYYVRTTLCSLDGEKKALPDCGKESEKYAADRALRGPAT
- a CDS encoding bacteriohemerythrin, with the protein product MAWYEWNKSLDIHVTEMNDEHKVLIDLMNRLHDEAAASKPKDILQLTFQELVTYTRRHFQDEENYMYSINYPGLPTHRLIHAKLLTQLDGHYEAFVNGDGTVSVALFDFLKMWLNAHIRGIDIQYGEHGQSVRRTA
- a CDS encoding sensor histidine kinase gives rise to the protein MGSHALSRRILSLILATSTLITTVLTCINLYLDYRSELGLLENAFNQLERLTLNPLSAAVWSFDDGQIRKFLDGIVATGDFIEVTVSDIDGSPLYIMQRPSHPGPGSWWETLIAEPKVTRRYNLNLQQNPEPPRIVGFLTVKASKINIIERLMEKLQVIFIMQGIKTLLISLIILAIFQNYVTRHLVHVAHYLEYYRKNGFRSGHTLQLKRRSTKTDELDSLVTSLNIVISELDRHHEQNAQRLQATERELETQRISAIQSARLASLGEMAGGIAHEINNPLAIIMASAQRLSRELGRQNLDQVQRCTQQILSTGDRIAQVVNSLRKLSRDGTNTPRSQFRVRQLIDEVMGLCEEKIRRAGIKLVVDVPEDVMLYANEVELSQVLFNLLSNACDAVDKQENPWIQLIGRREAERFTLSVIDSGSGIPPALADRIMEPFFTTKELGKGTGLGLSISLSIAKRHGGDLRLDPASSHTKFDLQLPLRPMQQQA
- a CDS encoding serine hydrolase encodes the protein MRKLSLGIPLAFILMSGPLRAVPCTKPGFDPKAWTDAQAPTPDAHDQKLIDFMQKPTRPDGTFQKEWQTDAVVIAYQDRIELEAYFNGYGADKKHLLWSGTKSIFNALAGIAVADGKLDPNKSVADYLPRFPHLNTVKIDHLLSYSSGLNWKETYEENLLPQQSSITNLLYGLGPRSIEKALLPYRPSFRPGSHWAYSSGDTAFLSLVLKNIYGPDYKDMPWKRLFDPLGITSAVLEADAEGTYFGPSYGYMKARDFLRFGALYLHDGCVAGEALLPMKGTIPGFTNLSWVEFSMAPTEAVLNRIKGKVPWPDQTGRHFWINLPSDLSGKAPPYSRAPVNILIAMGHWGQRLYVIPAWNMVVVRFANDRTEEFWAEDNFFAQLASWREAKGFL